The genomic DNA TTGCTTCTTGTGCCAACATTGTAAGTCGAATCCAATCTTGAACTATTTCTTCTTTCTGAATTTTTGTCATGTCGTTCCACTGCTGCTGGCTAAAGTTTGCTTTCAAATCTTCTATCAGCAATACTTCATCATTTACCTGCGCAACTGCATAATTTTCATCATCAGTTTTCTGGCAGGAAAACAACATTATTAACAACAAAATAAAAGAAACAGTCCTAAACATAGATTCTCCTTTTATTCTTCAAGATAAGGCGGTGTGAATAATATTTCTATTTTTGGATCAATCATAAATTCTGTATGTTTTAAGTCATAACTTTCATATAATGACCTAAGCATTATCCCGTAATTTTCATATTCGCCTGCAACCAGATTTTGCACAATTGAAGTTATATTAATTTTGAAAGCATCGCTGGTTAAACTATCATAAGAACTGGCTATGTAAAGATCTTCGTAATCATCATCTCCAATCAGCGGTTTAGTTGGATCGTTCAGATTCAAAGTATCGGAAACAAGAATAAAGGGATCGATATTCATTCCTGTATCGATAGGATAAGCAGACGGTAAATTGGGATCGTAAGCTAAAACCAGATCAGCCCGATTGATCGTGAGACGCTGCAAATAAAGAAGAGTGTCATCAATAGATGTAGTAAATGTGTCTGCATCAGCAAAAATATTTGCCGGAATATCAAATTTCATGGTCATACGAATGGGCTGAATATCAGAAATTATCAAACGATCCGGGAAAATCGCATAATCATCATCGGTAATTCCAATGTGAACATCGTGAGTCGCAACTCTGTAAACTGTTGCAATGGTGTCTTCAACTGTTTCCTGATAATCAAAATAAATTTTTGGTGCATTATCATCGTTTTCGGATGAATATATTTCCACAAATTTATCTGCATCTTCCGTGAAAAAAGCTAATCCATAATTGATGCTGTCCTGCAGAATCCATTCTTCTACCAGATCATCAGGAATTACAATCGTCAGTGAATCTTCATTTTCCAAGGTAATATCAAGATCATTCAGTAGCTCAAAATCATCACCATCGTTCAAAGAAAACTCTGCATTTGTCCAGCTGGTGGAATCTGTCGGTTCTTTCCAGGTTGCTGTACTTTCAAACCAGTCGAGGTTCATCTTTCCAACTTTTAAAGTTGTATTATCTATCACATCAAAATTGTGATTTTCTCTGATTCTTAAGACAATTTTGGAATTGGTGATTTCCTGATAAAATGTATCTACAAGTGATGTAAACTTTAGCAAAGTAACTAACTGATTATCAGACTCATTGCTGTAATAGTTTCCCACTAAAAGCTTATCGGAATTATAATTTTTCAAACTATCTTCAAAACTGTAAAAATTTGAAAACTGATCCGATCCAATTTCTATTTCGATTGGTGTAGGACCTTGCTGACCACCAGTTCCCACCGGATTCTTTTTATCTGTACATCCAATTATTATTAAAATTGTGATAAGGCAAACTGCCAAAATTTTAATACCTCTTTTCATTAAATCTCCTTTTTTATATATAATATTAGTATTTATCGTAGGCTGTGTGTATATGGTTATAAGTCTTTTCCAAACGATTTATCTTGTTTCTTTCCAAAGGATTATCGGTTTTGTGTTCTAGTGGATAATTTGTGGATTCGTTGTTTTTAACTTTTTGTTTATCCACAATTTTTTTTTCTGCGTTTTTTATCCACGAGTTATCTACACTTATTAACATATTCCCTCGTGGATAAGTGGATAACTATTATTGCAAAGTTCTAATTTCATATTTATCATCTCTTTATTTCATTGATAAGTCTTTCGATTTGGATACGTAATTCGCGGTCGTTTTTAAATTGATCTTCAATGGTTTTTTTGGCATGCAGAACAGTAGTATGATCTTTCCTTTTATAATATTGAGCGATCTCTTTTAAAGAAAGCTGCGGAATCAGCAGGTTGGAAAGGTACATGGCGATCTGGCGCGGGAAAGAGATATTTTTCTTCCTGGTTTTATCGAAAATTTCATTGGAAGTTATGTTGTAGGCATTACAAACTTTCTGCATGATATTTTCCAGGTTCACTTCCTGAATTTTATCGGAGATCATATCCACCAGAATTTCACTGACGATATCGACTGTGATATCCTCTACATCCAAATTATTGTAGGAAGCGTAAGCTAAAATTCTGATGAGAGATCCTTCCAGCGCGCGTACATTACTATAAATATGTTCAGCAATAAAAGCCAGAACTTCATCCCGTAGATTTATTCCTTCAAAATCAGCTTTCTTTTTCAGAATGGCAACTCGCGTTTCAAAATCAGGACTTTTCAGATCGGCTAAAAGTCCCCATTCAAAGCGGGTAACAAGCCGTTGTTCCAGTTCAGGAATATCTTTGGGTGGTCGGTCGCTGGTAAGAACGATTTGTTTTTTCTTTTCGTAAAGTGCATTAAAAGTGTGAAAAAATTCTTCCTGCGTTCCTTCTTTTTTGGAAAGGAAATGAACATCATCAATAAGAAGCACATCAAAGTTGCGGAATTTATTGCGGAATTTCGGCATGGAATTTGTGCGGATAGCATTGATCATTTCATTGGTAAACTCTTCGGTAGTAATATAAAAAACTTTTTTATCTACATGTTCTTCCACCACAAAATTGCCGATAGCCTGCATCAAGTGAGTTTTTCCCATACCGGATTCGCCATACAGAAAAAGAGGATTATAAATATTTCCTGGTGATTCTGCCACAGCCATGGAAGCTGAATGGGCAAATTTGTTGTTGGTTCCGATCACGAATTGAGCAAAATTGTAATTGGAATTTAGTTTTGTAGGATGATTTGTTGCAGCATTCACAGGAATTGGATTTTCAAATTTATTGCTTGTTTTCGGCTTCTGAGCTTGCAATCCTGTAAATTTAATTTTGTATTTACTGCCATAAAGATTAAAACAAATCTCCGAGATCAATTCACTGTAATTTTTATTTAGATAATCTGCAATGAACTGAGTAGGAACTTTCACGATAAGTTCATTATCGGAAAGATCGATCACTTTCGTTTCACTGAACCAGGTATTAAAACCCTGTTCACTAATATTTTCCTGTAATGTATTTAAAATTCCCTGCCAGAACTCTTCAAAATCAATCATATTACCAATCCCACGTTTTTTATCCGTCAAAATCCACAAGTTATCCACAACTTATACACAAAACTGCGAGTTATACACAAACTGCTGTGTTGATAATGGATTACCTCAGATTTATTCTTAGAATTTTTGAGTTATCCACATTACACAAAATCGTGTAAACCACCATTAATACACTAAAACCTAACCGAAATTGAAAATGAAAGTAGATTTGTCAAGCAACGAAAATGAGCAATATTTTTTATCGAATAATCTTAATATGATGCTAATTTAATATAATAAAATACTTTACGGAACAAATAGAAAATAAAAGTTATCCACAAAGTGTGGATTAATATGTTGATAAATATGAAATTATGACTTTTTTGTGGATAAGTGGAAAATGTAGATAAAAAAATAATTTGTTTTAAATTTATCGGTTGACATGAAGATTTGAAAAATGAATTGTGCCAATCATAATAAAAAGGAAAGGGGTGTAGTATGAGTGATAATGCTGGTGCTGATTTACTGAAAATAATAGTAAAAATAATATTATGGATAATTAAACTTTTACCTAGTTTGATTAAGTTAATAATTAAAGGTATTAAATCTATAATCAATTCTTTCAAGAAAAAAGGAAATATTGAAGAATCACCTGCAAAAAAATAGAAATTTGACGAATTGATTTGAAACAAAGAATGCTATTAATAATTTTTTTGGTATGAATAAATGTCGCAGAGGATAAAATTGTATCTTCTGCGATTTTTTCCAATAAGAGAGAAGTAAAAAAAAAAGTTGATTAGAGGTGAATTATGAAATCAAAAACCTTAATTTTAGTAATTGTATTTTTATATATTTTTAATTTATCTGCACAAGAATCCGATAAAAAGATTGAATGGACAATCCGCAAAGATACTCCACTTTTATGGGATACTTATCAAGCAAAAGGCGATGCATATCTCGAATTGAAGACAATTCCCAGAGGAAGTAAAGTTTATCCGCTTGCTCATAAAACATTAGTTTATTTCAAAGTTGAACTTCCCAGCGGAGAATATGGATATGTGAATTATCTGGATATTAACGATTCCTACTGGGTAACGAATCCAGATTCCGTTGAAGCATACAAAGGAGATGTTTATAAAAGCGAGTTCGATGTTTTACCTCCCAATACAAGAGCTTATGTGATGAAAGTTGTAAACAGTGGAGTTTACAACATTAGGATAAAAGACGGCAGGATCAGAAATGTAAGTCGTCATAAAATGTATTCTCCGTTTTTCGACAGTTTACCGGAAGTTAGTCAGGGGTATTTCAAAATTTATACTTTCAAGAAATTAGAAAAAATGCTGATTGGAGAAGATGTTTCTGCTGCTTACAAGAAGCTGGGAACAGCAGATGCTTTAGTTTATAAAAGTACTGATAGATCAATTTCAGAGATTTTCTTCAGTCATGTAATTGCAGTTGAAGATCAAAAAAGGCATAAAGGTATAAAATTAATTTCCCAAAATAATAAAATTGAAAAAATTGAAATCGTCGGTGGAGCAAAAAAAGCAATTGCGGAAAGATTACCATTGGCAG from Candidatus Cloacimonadota bacterium includes the following:
- the dnaA gene encoding chromosomal replication initiator protein DnaA, producing MDFEEFWQGILNTLQENISEQGFNTWFSETKVIDLSDNELIVKVPTQFIADYLNKNYSELISEICFNLYGSKYKIKFTGLQAQKPKTSNKFENPIPVNAATNHPTKLNSNYNFAQFVIGTNNKFAHSASMAVAESPGNIYNPLFLYGESGMGKTHLMQAIGNFVVEEHVDKKVFYITTEEFTNEMINAIRTNSMPKFRNKFRNFDVLLIDDVHFLSKKEGTQEEFFHTFNALYEKKKQIVLTSDRPPKDIPELEQRLVTRFEWGLLADLKSPDFETRVAILKKKADFEGINLRDEVLAFIAEHIYSNVRALEGSLIRILAYASYNNLDVEDITVDIVSEILVDMISDKIQEVNLENIMQKVCNAYNITSNEIFDKTRKKNISFPRQIAMYLSNLLIPQLSLKEIAQYYKRKDHTTVLHAKKTIEDQFKNDRELRIQIERLINEIKR